One Oncorhynchus keta strain PuntledgeMale-10-30-2019 chromosome 23, Oket_V2, whole genome shotgun sequence DNA segment encodes these proteins:
- the LOC118402280 gene encoding transcription factor JunD-like encodes MEITLYPGSVLNTRGIASLYSYNSMMKKDMSLNLDDQSSNLKPNLRDADGILNSSDLGLLKLATPDLERLIIQSNGMVTTTPTSQFLYPKSASDEQEFAEGFVKALEDLHKQNQLSEGTCAPPDRLDLIGSNAAPVGLPSDLPVYTTLNGYGNSPLGTTVNYSTDTIPFPPPPSNLMSAHQQAAAAALSRLQAFKDEPQTVPDMQCFVDSPPLSPIDMDNQERIKAERKKLRNRIAASKCRKRKLERISRLEDKVKNLKTQNTELASTASVLREQVAQLKQKVMNHVSNGCQLMPKPVQVY; translated from the coding sequence ATGGAAATAACCCTCTACCCTGGTAGTGTGCTGAATACTCGAGGGATCGCAAGCCTCTATTCCTACAACAGCATGATGAAAAAAGACATGAGTCTAAACCTGGACGACCAAAGCTCCAATCTGAAACCGAATCTCCGGGACGCAGACGGAATTCTTAACTCTTCGGACTTGGGACTCTTGAAATTGGCCACCCCGGACCTAGAACGGTTGATTATCCAATCGAATGGAATGGTTACGACGACCCCAACCTCTCAGTTCCTCTACCCGAAGTCAGCCAGCGACGAACAAGAATTTGCGGAAGGCTTCGTGAAGGCGCTAGAGGATCTTCACAAGCAGAACCAACTGAGCGAGGGGACGTGCGCACCACCGGACAGACTGGACCTAATCGGCTCCAACGCAGCCCCGGTCGGCTTGCCGTCAGATCTGCCAGTGTACACGACTTTGAACGGCTATGGAAATAGCCCATTGGGCACCACAGTGAATTATTCCACGGATACCATTCCATTCCCACCGCCACCTTCTAATCTGATGAGCGCCCATCAACAGGCGGCTGCGGCAGCGCTGTCACGACTCCAGGCGTTCAAGGACGAGCCGCAGACCGTCCCCGACATGCAGTGCTTTGTAGACAGCCCGCCGTTGTCTCCCATTGACATGGACAACCAGGAGCGCATCAAAGCAGAGAGGAAAAAGCTGCGCAACAGAATAGCGGCGTCCAAGTGCCGCAAAAGAAAGCTGGAGAGAATATCGCGTCTTGAAGACAAGGTCAAAAACTTGAAGACTCAGAACACTGAACTGGCCTCCACAGCCAGTGTGCTCAGAGAGCAGGTGGCCCAGTTGAAACAAAAGGTTATGAACCATGTCAGTAATGGATGTCAGCTTATGCCAAAACCAGTACAAGTTTACTAG